A single window of Triplophysa dalaica isolate WHDGS20190420 chromosome 14, ASM1584641v1, whole genome shotgun sequence DNA harbors:
- the cd81b gene encoding CD81 molecule b, whose amino-acid sequence MAITGCSQCIKYMLFFLNFIFWLAGGVILGVALWLRHDTQTSNILMLQFEGTQAPGTFYISVYVLIAIGAVMMFVGFLGCYGAIQESQCLLGTFFTCLVILFACEVAAGIWGFINRDTISTELINFYDAAYIKAVDPVGTPSKQPAAKVLEVFHDTLECCGKGDDNELFSPVRASLCPKMTNPIDPLISQSCHIKIRELFSEKLHLIGLAALAVAVIMIFEMIFTMVLCCAIRNAPAY is encoded by the exons tTGGCTGGTGGTGTGATTCTGGGTGTAGCTCTGTGGCTTCGCCATGACACTCAAACCAGCAACATCCTGATGCTTCAGTTTGAAGGAACCCAAGCTCCAGGCACCTTTTACATCA GTGTCTATGTTCTCATTGCGATTGGGGCAGTAATGATGTTTGTGGGATTTCTCGGTTGTTATGGGGCTATTCAAGAATCCCAGTGTCTATTAGGAACG TTTTTCACATGTTTAGTAATTCTCTTTGCCTGTGAAGTGGCAGCTGGGATATGGGGCTTTATAAACAGGGACACG ATCTCCACAGAGCTCATTAACTTCTATGATGCTGCATATATTAAAGCTGTGGATCCAGTGGGAACACCATCCAAACAGCCAGCTGCCAAAGTTCTGGAGGTCTTTCATGACACA cttgAGTGCTGTGGTAAAGGGGATGACAATGAACTTTTCTCACCTGTCCGAGCTTCTCTGTGTCCCAAGATGACTAACCCAATTGACCCGCTCATCTCTCAG AGTTGCCACATTAAGATAAGGGAGCTGTTCTCAGAGAAACTGCACCTGATTGGCTTGGCAGCACTAGCGGTCGCTGTCATTATG ATTTTTGAGATGATTTTCACCATGGTGCTCTGCTGTGCAATTCGCAATGCTCCTGCATATTGA